From a region of the Cygnus atratus isolate AKBS03 ecotype Queensland, Australia chromosome 3, CAtr_DNAZoo_HiC_assembly, whole genome shotgun sequence genome:
- the ATRAID gene encoding all-trans retinoic acid-induced differentiation factor, whose translation MAEPPGPPRGRSAPLGAAPGQGRPRPGGAGAGAERRARSWAAGTLLLLLLPLLPGAAGGGAVCGSCPGPLRNGSLVARYCASRAGAEPRGRCCVARGPPRRLLGLDLSNCSLRSLPAAFAEAAAVVVLDLTENPLAAPPNSSFLGFTNLQSLAVPLELECPGGNSAWEEVTEHGSSRLCHGQRNPCNSSRELAWLCPENAACAPDGPGFSQCLCASPFHGYKCLREGAFPVLPFCSILGAVTAALSLLLWGTQRRKAKAP comes from the exons ATGGCGGAgccgccgggccccccccgcgGCCGTTCCGCCCCGCTGGGCGctgccccggggcagggccgaccccggccgggcggggccggaGCCGGAGCCGAGCGGCGGGCCCGGAGCTGGGCCGCGGgcaccctcctgctgctgctgctgccgctgctgcccggggccgccggcggcggggcg GTGTGCGGGAGCTGCCCGGGGCCGCTGCGGAACGGATCCCTCGTGGCCCGGTACTGCGCCTCCAGGGCGGGCGCGGAGCCGCGGGGACGCTGCTGCGTGGCTCGGGGACCCCCGCGGCGCCTGCTCGG gtTGGACCTGAGCAACTGCTCCCTGCGCAGCCTGCCCGCTGCGTTTGCTGAGGCCGCGGCTGTCGTTGTCCT GGACCTGACGGAGAAccccctggcagcccccccCAACAGCTCCTTTCTGGGCTTCACGAACCTGCAGAGCCT CGCGGTGCCACTGGAGCTGGAGTGCCCAGGCGGGAACAGCGCCTGGGAGGAGGTGACAGAGCACGGGAGCAGCCGGCTCTGCCACGGCCAGAGGAACCCCTGCAACAGCTCCAGGGAGCTTG cctggctgtgccccGAGAACGCTGCCTGTGCCCCGGATGGCCCCGGCTTCTCCCAGTGCCTCTGCGCCAGCCCCTTCCACGGCTACAAGTGCCTGCGCGAG GGCGCGTTCCCCGTCCTGCCCTTCTGCAGCATCCTGGGGGCCGTGACGGCCGCCCTGTCCCTCCTGCTGTGGGGCACCCAGCGCCGGAAAGCCAAGGCCCCGTGA